In Microbacterium pumilum, the following proteins share a genomic window:
- a CDS encoding VOC family protein, producing MKLTFLYQPVSDLQTAVEFYRDGLGWDEAWRESDDTVAFWTPDRAAQVMLSYTEQPAGPMYLVDDLGGWIAEHADLEVVIARYEIPGGTVAGFAAPGGSVFYVFDQPDA from the coding sequence ATGAAACTGACATTCCTTTACCAGCCGGTCTCGGACCTGCAGACTGCGGTGGAGTTCTACCGCGACGGCCTCGGCTGGGATGAGGCGTGGCGCGAGAGCGACGACACCGTGGCATTCTGGACGCCCGACCGCGCTGCGCAGGTGATGCTGTCGTACACCGAGCAGCCGGCGGGACCGATGTACCTCGTCGACGACCTCGGCGGATGGATCGCCGAACACGCCGACCTCGAGGTGGTCATCGCGCGATACGAGATTCCGGGCGGGACGGTGGCAGGCTTCGCTGCCCCCGGCGGCAGCGTGTTCTACGTGTTCGACCAGCCCGACGCCTGA
- a CDS encoding beta-galactosidase family protein, with product MIGDPDFLLDGEPFRILSGAIHYFRVHPEQWADRIRKARQMGLNTIETYIAWNVHEPVKGEWDAAGWNDLGAFLDAVAAEGMYAIVRPGPYICAEWTNGGLPVWLTADPQMRLRSSEPGYLAEAVRFLRSVYEIVTPRQIDRGGNVILVQIENEYGAYGDDKAYLAELVGVTRDAGITVPLVTVDQPQPDMLRDGSTPGVHLTGSFGSRAAERLATLRQFQPSGPLMCMEFWDGWFDWWGGAHHTTDPKDAAAELETLLSSGASVNFYMFHGGTNFGLTNGANDKGRYAPLVTSYDYDAPLDEAGSPTAKYFAFRDVIARYAEVSGPAPSAQADAPAFSVDLHDAGDWMPELDATAQRYEKPPTFDELGFTGALVRYDVELPAMPWPQVLAWDEVRDLAWVSVDGGPAIRLSRSRNQHSAVVQPGERLTVLVEDQGRVNYDSRIGEPKGLIGAASLGGAPLTGWRATPIDVEARAAGIAPADGATAPTPGPVALTGEFTLDEQADLFLDTSGWAKGYAFINGFHLGRYWADGPQQTLYVPAPTTVAGTNHLVILELEHTVDPTARFVPRALLGHQEE from the coding sequence GTGATCGGCGACCCCGATTTCCTGCTCGACGGTGAGCCGTTCCGCATCCTCTCGGGTGCGATCCACTACTTCCGGGTGCATCCCGAACAGTGGGCCGACCGCATCCGCAAGGCGCGCCAGATGGGCCTCAACACCATCGAGACGTACATCGCATGGAACGTGCACGAGCCGGTGAAGGGCGAGTGGGATGCCGCGGGCTGGAACGATCTCGGAGCATTCCTCGACGCCGTCGCGGCCGAGGGGATGTATGCCATCGTCCGTCCCGGTCCGTACATCTGCGCGGAGTGGACGAACGGCGGGCTCCCGGTGTGGTTGACGGCCGACCCGCAGATGCGGCTGCGCAGCTCCGAGCCCGGTTACCTCGCCGAGGCGGTGCGGTTCCTCCGTTCGGTCTACGAGATCGTCACGCCTCGACAGATCGATCGCGGCGGCAACGTCATCCTGGTCCAGATCGAGAACGAGTACGGCGCGTACGGCGACGACAAGGCCTACCTCGCCGAGCTGGTCGGCGTGACCCGGGATGCCGGCATCACCGTTCCGCTCGTGACCGTCGACCAGCCGCAGCCCGACATGCTGCGGGACGGGAGCACGCCCGGCGTGCACCTGACCGGATCATTCGGTTCGCGTGCGGCGGAGCGCCTCGCGACGCTGCGCCAGTTCCAGCCGAGCGGCCCCCTCATGTGCATGGAGTTCTGGGACGGGTGGTTCGACTGGTGGGGCGGCGCACATCACACCACCGATCCGAAGGATGCCGCTGCCGAGCTCGAGACGCTGCTCTCCAGCGGAGCATCCGTCAATTTCTACATGTTCCACGGCGGCACGAACTTCGGGCTCACAAACGGCGCCAACGACAAGGGTCGTTACGCCCCGCTCGTGACGTCGTACGACTACGACGCGCCGCTGGACGAGGCGGGCAGCCCGACGGCCAAGTACTTCGCCTTCCGCGACGTCATCGCCCGGTACGCGGAGGTGTCGGGTCCGGCCCCGTCAGCGCAGGCGGATGCGCCGGCATTCTCCGTCGACCTCCACGACGCGGGTGACTGGATGCCGGAGCTCGACGCGACAGCTCAGCGGTACGAGAAGCCTCCGACGTTCGACGAGCTCGGCTTCACGGGTGCCCTGGTGCGTTACGACGTCGAACTGCCCGCGATGCCGTGGCCGCAGGTGCTTGCATGGGACGAAGTTCGCGACCTCGCATGGGTGAGCGTCGACGGGGGGCCGGCGATCCGGCTGAGCCGATCCCGCAACCAGCACTCGGCCGTCGTGCAGCCGGGGGAGCGGCTGACGGTGCTGGTGGAAGATCAGGGCCGCGTCAACTATGACAGCCGGATCGGCGAGCCGAAGGGGCTCATCGGCGCCGCATCGCTGGGTGGTGCACCTCTGACCGGCTGGCGCGCCACGCCGATTGACGTCGAGGCGCGGGCCGCCGGAATCGCACCCGCCGACGGCGCCACGGCCCCGACGCCCGGTCCCGTCGCATTGACGGGCGAGTTCACGCTCGACGAGCAGGCCGACCTGTTCCTCGACACGTCCGGGTGGGCGAAGGGATACGCGTTCATCAACGGATTCCATCTCGGGCGGTACTGGGCGGACGGACCGCAGCAGACGCTCTACGTCCCCGCCCCCACGACGGTGGCGGGCACGAACCACCTGGTCATCCTCGAGCTCGAGCACACCGTCGACCCGACCGCCCGGTTCGTCCCGCGAGCCCTGCTGGGCCACCAGGAGGAGTGA
- a CDS encoding DUF72 domain-containing protein: MRIGTSGWSYDHWESVLYPPGLPARDRLARYVSEFDTVELNASFYRWPPASRFRSWRERLPAGFAMSVKAARGLTHGKRLYGPEDWLTRMSAGWHELGDKRAVVLAQLPPAMARDDERLAYFLERTPQWMPVAVELRHPSWDADPVYELLERNDASYCVMSGAGLPCRLRATSEIVYVRLHGPSDEHLYGGSYLDEDLVWWAERLIEWRDSGHRVFAYFNNDGDGNAVRNARYLKTLVSARSQVQSS; encoded by the coding sequence ATCCGCATCGGCACGTCGGGTTGGAGTTACGACCACTGGGAGTCGGTCCTCTACCCGCCGGGACTCCCCGCGCGGGACCGGCTCGCGCGGTACGTCAGCGAGTTCGACACGGTCGAGCTGAATGCGAGCTTCTACCGGTGGCCGCCGGCATCCCGCTTTCGCAGCTGGCGAGAACGACTGCCGGCGGGGTTCGCGATGTCGGTGAAGGCGGCGCGCGGCCTCACCCACGGCAAGAGGCTGTACGGCCCTGAAGACTGGCTCACCCGCATGAGCGCGGGCTGGCACGAGCTCGGCGACAAGCGTGCCGTCGTGCTCGCCCAGCTGCCGCCCGCGATGGCGAGGGACGACGAACGCCTCGCCTACTTCCTCGAGAGGACTCCGCAATGGATGCCGGTGGCGGTCGAGTTGCGGCATCCGTCGTGGGATGCGGACCCCGTCTACGAACTGCTGGAACGCAATGATGCGTCGTATTGCGTGATGAGCGGCGCCGGACTGCCCTGCCGGCTGCGCGCCACGAGCGAGATCGTCTATGTCCGGCTTCACGGGCCGAGCGACGAGCACCTCTACGGCGGCTCCTATCTCGACGAGGACCTCGTATGGTGGGCGGAACGTCTCATCGAGTGGCGGGATTCGGGTCATCGCGTCTTCGCCTATTTCAACAACGACGGGGACGGAAACGCGGTGCGCAACGCGCGGTACCTCAAGACGCTGGTGTCGGCGCGCAGCCAGGTGCAATCGAGTTGA
- a CDS encoding carbohydrate ABC transporter permease, with protein sequence MTVTETRTLVTPGTSRRRRGGSRHYDPSRRRSMLLTVLLWLCALYFILPLWWLFVSSTKDNSALFSTFGLWFAPELSLWDNLQTLFTIRGGIFIRWMLNTVVYSTVSAFGATLLAAMAGYAFAKYEFPGKKVLFSATLGAVMIPLTALALPTYLLFSQAGLTDTPWAVIIPSLVSPFGVYLMRVYAADAIPDTLIEAARVDGAGEFRIFWQVGLRLLGPGLVTVFLFSLVATWNNYFLPLIMLNTSDLYPITVGLAQLQAAASAGGGTQALFSTVITGSFVSIIPLIIAFLFLQRYWQSGLATGSVKG encoded by the coding sequence ATGACTGTCACCGAAACCCGCACTCTGGTCACTCCAGGCACGTCTCGTCGTCGTCGCGGCGGAAGTCGGCACTACGACCCCTCGCGTCGGCGCAGCATGCTGCTCACCGTGCTGCTGTGGCTCTGCGCCCTGTACTTCATCCTTCCGCTGTGGTGGCTGTTCGTCTCGTCCACCAAGGACAACTCGGCCCTGTTCTCGACGTTCGGGCTGTGGTTCGCGCCGGAGCTGTCGCTGTGGGACAACCTGCAGACGCTGTTCACCATCCGCGGCGGGATCTTCATCCGCTGGATGCTCAACACCGTGGTGTATTCCACGGTGTCGGCATTCGGTGCGACGCTCCTTGCGGCTATGGCCGGCTACGCGTTCGCGAAGTACGAGTTCCCCGGCAAGAAGGTGCTGTTCAGCGCGACGCTCGGTGCGGTGATGATCCCGCTCACGGCTCTCGCCCTCCCGACCTATCTGCTCTTCTCGCAGGCAGGTCTCACCGACACTCCCTGGGCCGTCATCATCCCGTCGCTGGTGAGCCCGTTCGGTGTCTATCTGATGCGGGTCTACGCTGCGGACGCGATCCCCGACACGCTGATCGAGGCAGCTCGCGTAGACGGCGCGGGTGAGTTCCGCATCTTCTGGCAGGTCGGTCTCCGTCTGCTCGGTCCGGGACTCGTCACCGTGTTCCTCTTCTCGCTGGTCGCGACGTGGAACAATTACTTCCTGCCGCTCATCATGCTGAACACGTCCGACCTGTACCCGATCACGGTCGGTCTTGCGCAGCTGCAGGCGGCGGCATCTGCAGGCGGCGGCACTCAAGCCCTGTTCTCGACGGTGATCACCGGCTCGTTCGTGTCGATCATCCCGCTGATCATCGCCTTCCTCTTCCTGCAGCGGTACTGGCAGTCGGGGCTTGCGACCGGCAGCGTGAAGGGCTGA
- a CDS encoding ABC transporter substrate-binding protein produces MNKAPRTATALLGGIAATALILSGCSGGGTGDNGGGTDTITQDQIDEAMTTPTNLTFWTWVPDIQNEVDLFEAKYPDIKVKVENVGQGLPHYQKLRSAIEAGEGAPDVAQIEYQYIPSFVLPESLLDLTPYGADELADDYVGWAWNQVSPAEEVWAIPQDVGPMGNLYREDILTKAGITDPPATYDDYATAAKAVKDKTGSYISNLGATQAGQMIGFFWQAGIKPFGYDGAETVKIDVNSDEAKQVADYWTGLIQDDLISTDVDFNDEWYQGLANGKYAGWLTAAWAPVFLQGTAEDTSGLWRAAPLPQWEEGAEVSGNWGGSSDAVLAGSKNPIAAYELAKFINNDEESAMMLATEQFLFPPQVSVLENPEWVDQQSEFYGGQEVNKLFAEISTTVDTDFQWLPFMDYVYSTYSETIGTVIEAKGDISSALDTWQDQLVKYAEDQGFTVE; encoded by the coding sequence ATGAACAAGGCACCAAGGACAGCGACGGCGCTGCTGGGCGGCATCGCTGCCACTGCTCTGATCCTCTCCGGCTGCAGCGGCGGCGGGACGGGCGACAACGGCGGCGGCACCGACACGATCACGCAGGATCAGATCGACGAGGCGATGACCACCCCCACCAACCTCACCTTCTGGACGTGGGTCCCCGACATCCAGAACGAGGTCGACCTCTTCGAAGCGAAGTACCCCGACATCAAGGTCAAGGTCGAGAACGTGGGCCAGGGCCTGCCGCACTATCAGAAGCTGCGCAGCGCCATCGAGGCAGGCGAGGGTGCGCCGGATGTCGCGCAGATCGAGTACCAGTACATCCCCTCGTTCGTTCTTCCCGAGTCGCTGCTCGACCTGACGCCGTACGGAGCCGACGAGCTCGCCGACGACTACGTCGGATGGGCCTGGAACCAGGTCTCGCCGGCGGAAGAGGTGTGGGCGATCCCGCAGGACGTCGGCCCGATGGGCAACCTGTACCGCGAGGACATCCTGACCAAGGCGGGCATCACCGACCCGCCCGCGACGTACGACGACTACGCCACAGCCGCGAAGGCCGTGAAGGACAAGACCGGGTCGTACATCTCGAACCTCGGCGCGACCCAGGCGGGCCAGATGATCGGCTTCTTCTGGCAGGCGGGCATCAAGCCGTTCGGGTACGACGGTGCCGAGACCGTGAAGATCGATGTCAACAGCGACGAGGCGAAGCAGGTGGCGGACTACTGGACGGGTCTGATCCAGGACGACCTCATCTCGACCGACGTCGATTTCAACGACGAGTGGTATCAGGGTCTCGCGAACGGCAAGTACGCCGGATGGCTCACCGCAGCGTGGGCACCGGTGTTCCTGCAGGGCACGGCTGAGGACACCTCAGGTCTGTGGCGCGCCGCGCCGCTGCCGCAGTGGGAAGAGGGAGCCGAGGTCTCGGGCAACTGGGGCGGCTCGTCCGACGCGGTCCTCGCCGGCAGCAAGAACCCCATCGCCGCGTACGAGCTCGCGAAGTTCATCAACAACGACGAGGAGTCGGCGATGATGCTCGCGACGGAGCAGTTCCTGTTCCCGCCTCAGGTGTCGGTGCTCGAGAACCCTGAGTGGGTCGACCAGCAGTCGGAGTTCTACGGCGGGCAGGAAGTGAACAAGCTGTTCGCCGAGATCTCCACGACGGTCGACACGGACTTCCAGTGGCTGCCGTTCATGGACTACGTGTATTCGACCTACTCCGAGACGATCGGGACCGTGATCGAGGCGAAGGGCGACATCTCCAGCGCGCTCGACACATGGCAGGACCAGCTCGTGAAGTACGCCGAGGATCAGGGCTTCACCGTCGAGTGA
- a CDS encoding aldo/keto reductase, which translates to MDYTQLGRTGTSVSRIVLGTMNFGDRTSEEDSFAILDRAIELGVNFIDTANGYGGAGGRGATEEIIGRWFAARPGVRDTVVLATKVHSPMVDPTPEGDVVNARGASAWQVRREAIGSLRRLQTDRIDLYQFHHIDRHISWPELWQSMEVLVARGEVIYAGSSNFAAWNIAQANEIAQQRNFLGLVSEQSLYNLVQRSIELEVIPAAQNYGLGILPWSPLAGGLLSGGSTDPKARSAAAGVASKRDERRDQLDAYDEFARERGWTPASLGLAWLLHQPAVTGPIIGPRTVEQLESAVAAVDIHLSDDDLRALDELFPGPGGQAPEAYAW; encoded by the coding sequence ATGGACTACACGCAGCTCGGTCGGACAGGAACCTCGGTATCGCGAATCGTGCTGGGCACGATGAACTTCGGCGATCGCACGTCTGAGGAGGACTCATTCGCGATCCTGGATCGCGCGATCGAACTGGGTGTCAACTTCATCGACACCGCGAACGGATACGGCGGGGCGGGCGGTCGCGGCGCGACCGAGGAGATCATCGGGCGCTGGTTCGCTGCGCGCCCGGGCGTGCGTGACACCGTCGTGCTGGCCACGAAGGTGCACTCGCCCATGGTCGACCCCACGCCGGAGGGCGACGTGGTCAATGCGCGCGGCGCGTCGGCGTGGCAGGTGCGCCGTGAGGCGATCGGGTCGCTGCGGCGGCTGCAGACGGACCGCATCGATCTGTACCAGTTCCACCACATCGATCGCCACATCTCGTGGCCCGAACTCTGGCAGTCGATGGAGGTGCTCGTGGCACGGGGCGAGGTGATCTACGCCGGCAGCTCCAACTTCGCCGCGTGGAACATCGCCCAGGCCAACGAGATCGCCCAGCAGCGGAACTTCCTCGGCCTCGTCAGCGAGCAGTCGCTCTACAACCTCGTGCAGCGCTCGATCGAGCTCGAGGTCATCCCCGCCGCGCAGAACTACGGCCTCGGCATCCTTCCGTGGTCGCCCCTCGCGGGCGGCCTGCTCAGCGGCGGTTCCACGGATCCGAAGGCTCGCTCTGCGGCCGCGGGAGTCGCGTCCAAGCGTGACGAACGTCGCGACCAGCTCGATGCGTACGACGAGTTCGCGCGCGAGCGCGGCTGGACCCCGGCATCCCTCGGACTCGCATGGCTGCTGCATCAGCCGGCCGTGACGGGTCCGATCATCGGACCCCGCACAGTCGAGCAGCTGGAGTCGGCGGTCGCGGCCGTGGACATCCACCTGAGCGATGACGACCTCCGTGCGCTCGACGAGCTGTTCCCGGGTCCGGGTGGGCAGGCGCCGGAGGCCTACGCCTGGTAG
- a CDS encoding sugar ABC transporter permease — MSNTPALTVERPSPPVKAKRHTSPTKRKQNRAAYLFLLPFFIVFITMLVIPLVYAGYLSLFESKLIGGSVFAGLANYARALTDPQFLGGLGRVALFFIIQVPIMLGLALFFALALDTMRARGSKGIRLLIFMPYAVPAVVATLMWGYLYGADFGPIAQIARAAGLGTPDFLSAGNILYSMMNIVTWEFIGYNMIIMYAALRSIPGELYEAAEIDGAGQFRLAWSVKIPAIRPAIMLTVIFSIIGSFQLFAEPSLLDALAPAAITNGFTPNYYAYNLAFINQELNYAAAVAFLLGLVIAVISYFVQLGSERSARRERKGL, encoded by the coding sequence GTGTCGAATACCCCGGCGCTCACCGTTGAGCGCCCGTCACCACCGGTCAAGGCCAAGCGTCACACCAGCCCGACAAAGCGAAAGCAGAATCGCGCCGCGTATCTGTTCCTCCTGCCGTTCTTCATCGTGTTCATCACGATGCTCGTCATCCCGCTCGTCTATGCGGGCTACCTCAGTCTGTTCGAGAGCAAACTCATCGGTGGCTCGGTCTTCGCGGGCCTGGCCAACTACGCACGCGCGCTGACCGATCCGCAGTTCCTCGGTGGGCTGGGCCGGGTGGCTCTCTTCTTCATCATCCAGGTACCGATCATGCTCGGCCTCGCGCTCTTCTTCGCACTCGCGCTCGACACCATGCGCGCCAGAGGATCCAAGGGGATCCGACTGCTGATCTTCATGCCGTACGCCGTGCCGGCGGTCGTCGCCACGCTCATGTGGGGTTACCTCTACGGCGCCGATTTCGGACCCATCGCACAGATCGCTCGGGCGGCAGGCCTCGGTACACCGGACTTCCTGTCGGCCGGAAACATCCTCTACTCGATGATGAACATCGTCACGTGGGAGTTCATCGGCTACAACATGATCATCATGTACGCGGCCCTCCGGTCGATCCCCGGCGAGCTGTACGAAGCCGCTGAGATCGACGGCGCGGGTCAGTTCCGGCTCGCCTGGAGCGTGAAGATCCCGGCCATCCGTCCAGCGATCATGCTGACCGTGATCTTCTCGATCATCGGCTCGTTCCAGCTGTTCGCCGAGCCGAGCCTGCTCGACGCGCTCGCACCGGCCGCGATCACCAACGGGTTCACGCCGAACTACTACGCCTACAACCTGGCGTTCATCAATCAGGAGCTCAACTATGCGGCCGCGGTCGCGTTCCTGCTCGGACTCGTGATCGCTGTGATTTCGTACTTCGTCCAGCTCGGATCCGAACGAAGCGCGCGCCGCGAGAGGAAGGGGCTGTGA
- a CDS encoding DNA polymerase IV produces the protein MSDRLRGWVLHVDLDQFIAAVEVLRHPELAGKPVIVGGRGDPTERAVVSTASYEAREYGVGSGMPLRIAARKVPDAVILPVDAPAYNAASNEVMATLRAQPGAVVQVLGWDEAFVGVTTDDPEAYARNAQLAVLERTALHCSVGIGDTLVRAKIATGFGKPRGVFRLTAANWLDVMGDRPTIDLWGVGTKVSRRLAEHGILTVAQLAAADESGLVAEFGPKMGLWFAQLGRGDGASVVDDTPWVARGHSRETTYQQDLTEPAQVDDAVRTLVDQVLGDVSAEGRPVIGLTLKVRYAPFFTKIFTKKIPATFDREAVLAKTFELVAKMEPDRPIRLLGVRAEMSMPDDAREGHTPTRGGW, from the coding sequence ATGAGCGACAGGCTTCGTGGGTGGGTGCTTCACGTCGACCTCGACCAGTTCATTGCGGCCGTCGAGGTGCTGCGGCATCCGGAACTCGCCGGCAAGCCGGTGATCGTCGGCGGACGCGGGGATCCCACGGAGCGAGCAGTCGTCTCGACGGCGTCATACGAGGCCCGCGAGTACGGCGTCGGGTCGGGGATGCCGCTGCGTATCGCCGCGCGCAAGGTGCCAGACGCGGTCATCCTGCCGGTGGATGCGCCTGCGTACAACGCCGCGTCGAACGAGGTGATGGCCACCCTGCGCGCCCAGCCCGGCGCCGTCGTCCAGGTGCTCGGCTGGGATGAGGCGTTCGTCGGGGTCACCACCGACGATCCCGAGGCGTATGCCCGCAATGCGCAGCTGGCGGTGCTCGAGCGGACGGCCCTGCACTGCAGCGTCGGTATCGGAGACACCCTCGTCCGCGCGAAGATCGCCACCGGATTCGGCAAGCCGCGGGGGGTCTTCCGCCTGACCGCCGCGAACTGGCTGGACGTGATGGGCGACCGGCCGACCATCGACCTCTGGGGCGTCGGCACCAAGGTCTCGCGACGCTTGGCCGAGCACGGCATCCTGACCGTCGCCCAGCTCGCCGCGGCCGACGAGTCCGGCTTGGTCGCGGAGTTCGGACCGAAGATGGGTCTCTGGTTCGCCCAGCTCGGGAGGGGCGACGGCGCGTCGGTGGTGGACGACACCCCGTGGGTCGCGCGCGGGCACAGCCGCGAGACGACCTACCAGCAAGATCTCACTGAGCCCGCGCAGGTCGACGATGCGGTGCGAACGCTGGTCGACCAGGTACTGGGCGACGTCTCCGCCGAAGGGCGGCCCGTGATCGGTCTGACGCTCAAGGTGCGTTATGCGCCGTTCTTCACCAAGATCTTCACGAAGAAGATCCCGGCGACCTTCGACCGCGAGGCCGTGCTGGCGAAGACGTTCGAACTCGTGGCGAAGATGGAACCCGATCGCCCCATCCGCCTGCTCGGCGTGCGCGCCGAGATGTCGATGCCCGACGATGCGCGGGAAGGACACACGCCCACTCGCGGGGGCTGGTAG
- a CDS encoding acyl-CoA dehydrogenase family protein: protein MSIITEQSEPAPASAVRTPASVDAGDPAHGDTASTAGVSDRVTLAPTAAAGPSDAVSESIETALDSARQIARLGVDIATTLDWCVEVGATAPRPGSGGTTQLWELLAGTAALDVAAARILEPHLDALAILEQSGTDLARGRDPWGVGAVRATPRSSWGVYAAEAPGSTLRATRNPEAWTLNGTKAWCSLAQDASHALVTALVDDANRGLFAVDLRAQGVTAQPGPWHARGLPQIVSAPVAFADVPAIAVGEPGWYLQRPGFAWGGMSVAAVWWGAAAPLLGSLSAAASSARADQLSLMHLGRADAALWGARAVLAEAATLIDLGGAADRRSSKLLAERVRTIVVDAVTLTMAEADAALGPAPLVGDASFARRVSDLHLYLRQHHGLRDVARIGCELTSWEQSS from the coding sequence GTGTCCATCATCACCGAGCAATCGGAGCCCGCACCCGCGAGTGCGGTGCGGACGCCGGCATCCGTCGACGCGGGCGATCCCGCCCACGGTGACACTGCGTCGACAGCCGGCGTAAGCGACCGTGTCACGCTCGCCCCAACGGCGGCGGCCGGCCCTTCGGACGCGGTGAGCGAGAGCATCGAGACCGCGCTGGATTCCGCCCGACAGATCGCCCGACTCGGAGTCGACATCGCGACGACGCTGGATTGGTGCGTCGAGGTCGGAGCAACCGCCCCGCGTCCGGGTTCCGGCGGCACCACGCAGCTGTGGGAACTGCTGGCCGGCACCGCTGCGCTCGACGTGGCCGCGGCGCGGATCCTCGAGCCCCACCTCGATGCGCTCGCGATCCTGGAACAATCGGGCACCGATCTCGCTCGCGGTCGGGACCCCTGGGGCGTCGGGGCGGTGCGCGCGACCCCGCGTTCATCGTGGGGCGTCTATGCGGCCGAGGCGCCAGGCTCGACGCTGCGCGCGACGCGCAATCCGGAGGCTTGGACCCTCAACGGGACCAAGGCGTGGTGCTCGCTGGCGCAGGACGCGAGTCACGCATTGGTGACCGCTCTCGTCGACGATGCGAACCGAGGACTCTTCGCGGTCGATCTGCGTGCTCAAGGTGTGACGGCGCAGCCCGGACCGTGGCACGCTCGCGGCCTCCCTCAGATCGTGAGTGCACCCGTGGCCTTCGCGGACGTTCCCGCCATCGCGGTGGGCGAACCAGGCTGGTACCTCCAGCGGCCCGGTTTCGCGTGGGGAGGGATGTCGGTCGCAGCCGTGTGGTGGGGCGCCGCCGCCCCCTTGCTGGGCTCACTGTCCGCGGCGGCGTCGTCGGCCCGCGCGGATCAGCTGTCGCTCATGCACCTGGGCAGGGCGGATGCCGCGCTCTGGGGTGCGCGTGCTGTGCTCGCCGAGGCGGCGACGCTGATCGACCTGGGCGGTGCCGCTGACCGCCGCAGCTCGAAGCTGCTCGCCGAGCGCGTCCGCACGATCGTCGTCGATGCCGTCACGCTCACGATGGCAGAGGCGGATGCGGCTCTCGGACCGGCGCCGCTCGTCGGGGATGCGTCCTTTGCCCGCCGCGTGTCGGATCTGCACCTGTACCTGCGCCAGCACCATGGGTTGCGGGATGTCGCACGCATCGGATGTGAACTGACGTCCTGGGAGCAGTCGTCCTGA